In the genome of Actinobacillus lignieresii, the window GCTACGAGTTAAAAGATTGTTTGGCATTCGGCGATGGTATGAACGATATAGAAATGCTTTCCAAAGTGGGGAAAGGTTGTATTATGCGGAATGCGGATAAGCGTTTAATTCAAGCGTTACCTCAACATGAAATTATCGGCAATAATGCGCATGAATCGGTCGCCGCTTATATACGGGCTACATTCGGTATCCTCTGATCGTTTATCTATTAACAAGCGGTCTGATAACCGAACGATATTGCAAATTTTTGGTCTTAACAGACCGCATATTACCTAGACATTATCGGAAAACAAATGAAATTAAAATCGTTAATCACGGGATTGACCCTTGCCGGTATTATAACCGCCGGCTATTTCTATTTTTTTAATCAAAGTGACAATCAACAAGTCTATTATATTACCGAACCCGTCGCACGAGGCACGATTGATAAGCATGTATTGGCAACCGGCTCGGTACGCGCCAGTAAGCGGACCGAAGTCGGGGCGCAGGTATCCGGTAAAATCATTAATCTTTATGTGGCCTTGGGGCAACAAGTTAAAAAAGGCGATTTGCTTGCCGAAATAGATTCGAGTAATCAAAGTAACAGTTTAAGCACGGCGGAAGCAACGCTTTCCTCTTATCAGGCACAGTTAAAATCCGCTCAAGTCGCATTGGAAGTCGCACAATCCAATTTCAATCGTTTAAATAAACTTTATAAGCAACAAAGCGCTTCCCAAAGTGATTTTGAAACGGCGAAAAATACCTTAGCTTCCGCCAGAGCGACGGTAGATAACGTAAAAGCGCAAATTAAATCGGCACAAATTTCGGTAAACGATGCCAAAACCAATTTAAATTATACGCAAATCGTATCGCCGATGGACGGCACTATTGTGTCCATACCGGTTTCGGTCGGGCAAACCGTCAATGCGAATCAAACCTCGCCGACTATTGTTCATGTGGCGGATTTAAGCAAGATGCTAGTCAAACTTGAGATTTCCGAAGGCGATATCGCTCAAGTAAAATCGGGACAAGCGATTCGATTTACGACACTGGCGGAACCTAATCATACGCACAACAGTAAAATTGACAGCGTAGATCCGGCATTGACTACCTTAAGTGACGATAACGCCTCAAATAAATATGCGGAGAAATCAGGCAATACCGAAGCGATTTACTACTACGCCAATTCTTTGGTTGAAAATTCGGAGCAAAGATTACGTATCGGTATGACGGTGCAAGGGCAAGTGGATATTGTTAAGCGCGAAAACGTGTTGATCGTGCCGACATCTGCGCTGAAGAAAAAAAGTAATGCGGTGTTTATCAATGTATTGGAAAATAATCAATCGATTGAGAAAAAAGTCGAAATCGGGCTTGCCGACAGTCAATATACCGAAGTGTTGAGTGGTTTAAATGAGGGAGAAAAAGTGATTACCGCCCAACGTACGGATGATGAAAAAATCAGTGCGGAAATGCGCCGCAGACCGGGCGGATTCTAATTGACTAAAAGCAAGCGGTGGAAATTTACAATATTTTAGTAAATTTCCACCGCTTGTTTACATTAAATCGTCCGAAAAATTATTTTTCGTTCTTAATCGAGGCGAAAATCATCGCCAATACCGGACCGGAAATATTGTGCCAAAAGCTAAATACCGCACTTGGCACCGCCACCACCGGATTCGCTTTAAAATGCAATGCGGCTAACGCTGCGCCTAAACCGGAATTTTGCATACCGACTTCAATCGAAACCGCTTTACTGTCGGCAATCGGTAATTTTAATACTCGACCTACCGTATAACCGATTAAATAACCTAAACCGTTATGTAATACCACTACGAAGAAAATCAATAAACCGGATTCGATAATACGATCTTTACTGACCGAAACCACCGCCGTTACGATTAAGATAATCGCCACAACCGAAATTAACGGCATCGTTTGGCTGAATTGTTCGATTTTTTGTTTAAAAATAGAACGAATCACTACCCCGACAAAAATCGGTAACAATACCATTTTTAAGACGGAAACGAACATTGCGCCCGCATCAATTTCCAACCATTCGCTTGCAAATAAATAGAAAATCGCCGGCGTTAATACCGGAGCCAATAAAGTTGAAACGGTAGTGCAAGCGACGGATAACGCCGTATTTCCTCTTGCCAAATAAGTCATCACGTTCGATGACGTCCCGCCCGGACAAGAACCGACTAAAATTACCCCGATTGCTAAATCCGGCGGTAGCTGAAATGCTTTAGCCAATAAAAAAGCAATACTCGGCATCACGACAAATTGCGCAATCACTCCGATAATCGCCGCTTTCGGATTTTTAGTGACTTCGCCAAAATCCTTAAAGGTTAAAGTAAGCCCCATTCCCAGCATGACGATACCGAGCAAGTATGGAATCCAAGGTACGAATTGCTTAAAAGTTTCCGGATATTGCGCCGAAATAAAGGCAAATACCACTACCCAAATAGCAAATGTTTTACTCACAAATAACGTCAGTTTTAATAAAAAATTCATGTTGTGTCCTTATTTATTATTAACATATATTGATTTAAATTAAAGGAAACACAGGCTACCTGAATTTTTTAGAAATGTGAATAGACAAGCATTCGCATTCTTTGTACCCTTTACAAACTTTTAACTGATTACGTTAAAAGAGATTTAAAGCAACAAAACGAAGGAGAAAACAATGAAATTGTTTAAATTAACCGGTGCAGCGGTCGCTTCCGCATTTATCTTAACCGCTTGCGCTCATCACGATACAACCAATCATGATGAAATGATCTTACAAGAACAAGCGGCATTAGGTCTTAACTGGGTACAACAATCCGGTGAGTATCAAGCACTTGCGCATCAAGCGTTCAACACGGCTAAAGTCGCATTTGATCAAGCAAAAGTCGCCAAAGGTAAGAAAAAAGCGGTTGTGGTCGATTTAGACGAAACCATGGTGGATAACAGCGCCTATGCCGGCTGGCAAGTCAAAAATCATAAAGCCTTCGACGGCGAGAGCTGGACTCGCTGGGTAAATGCCCGTCAAACGCAAGCGATTGCCGGTGCGGTAGAATTCAATAATTACGTAAACAGTCATAAAGGTACGATGTTCTACGTATCAAACCGCAAAGACAACGGTGAAAAAGCCGGTACGTTAGACGATATGAAAAAATTAGGCTTTACCGGTGTCAGCGAACAAACCCTTTTCCTCAAAAAGGACAAATCGAACAAAACCCCTCGCTTTGAAGAAATTGAAAAACAAGGTTATGAAATCGTGCTTTACCTTGGCGATAACTTAAATGACTTCGGCGATGCGACCTACAAAAAATCCAATGCGGAACGTCGTGATTTTGTTGCGGCAAATAAAGACAAATTCGGTAAAAAATTTATCGTACTTCCTAACCCGAACTACGGCGACTGGGAAGGCGGTTTAGATAAAAACTACTATAAAGGCGATGCGAAAAGCCGTTTAGATATTCGTCACGGTGCAATTAAGGCTTGGGACGGCAAATAATTTATCTTATCAAATTCACTTCCGAAGACCGCCACAAGCGGTCTTTTTTCTATCTCTCTTTACAAAATTTTGCTAGGATTGAACCGCTTATTTTAACCTAACAAGGACATAACAATGGTTACCATGAATATTACGCTTTCCCAAGATCCCGCTCCCGAACAATGGGGCAAAAATGCCATTCTGTCTGCCAATCAACAAGGTATGACGATTCACCTACAAAAAGATCCGCTAACGACGATTCAGCGTGCCGCTCGTAAAATTAAAAATCAAGGCGTTTTAAACGTTACGCTTAGCGGACAAGGTTGGACATTAGAAGAATGTTGGGCATTTCATCAAGGTTTTATCAGTGTTCGCAATACCGGAACAGTAAGTTACCCCGACTTAGCCGAACAACAAGCGGAATTTGATGCACGTTTGCATTGTTCTGACTTTACACGTGCTTTGATTAACGAATCTTCCGAAACGCTTACCCCTGAGCGTTTAGCGCAAAAAGCGGCGGAGTTTATTACTAAACAGTCTGAGCAATATCTCGGTAAAAATGTAGTCTACGCCGAAATGATTAGCGGTGAAGTGTTAAAACAGCAAGGCTATCACGGTATTTGGACGGTAGGTAAAGGCTCTGCAAATAAACCGACATTGCTCAAATTGGATTTTAATCCGAGCGGTGATATTAATGCACCCGTGCTTGCTTGTTTAGTCGGTAAAGGCATTACTTTTGATACCGGCGGTTATAGCATTAAACCGAGTGACTCAATGAGTACTATGCGTACCGATATGGGCGGTGCAGCCTTATTAACCGGTGCATTAGGCTTTGCAATCAGTCGCGGCTTAACACAACGGGTAAAACTCTACTTATGCTGTGCGGAAAATATGGT includes:
- a CDS encoding efflux RND transporter periplasmic adaptor subunit, whose protein sequence is MKLKSLITGLTLAGIITAGYFYFFNQSDNQQVYYITEPVARGTIDKHVLATGSVRASKRTEVGAQVSGKIINLYVALGQQVKKGDLLAEIDSSNQSNSLSTAEATLSSYQAQLKSAQVALEVAQSNFNRLNKLYKQQSASQSDFETAKNTLASARATVDNVKAQIKSAQISVNDAKTNLNYTQIVSPMDGTIVSIPVSVGQTVNANQTSPTIVHVADLSKMLVKLEISEGDIAQVKSGQAIRFTTLAEPNHTHNSKIDSVDPALTTLSDDNASNKYAEKSGNTEAIYYYANSLVENSEQRLRIGMTVQGQVDIVKRENVLIVPTSALKKKSNAVFINVLENNQSIEKKVEIGLADSQYTEVLSGLNEGEKVITAQRTDDEKISAEMRRRPGGF
- a CDS encoding bile acid:sodium symporter family protein — translated: MNFLLKLTLFVSKTFAIWVVVFAFISAQYPETFKQFVPWIPYLLGIVMLGMGLTLTFKDFGEVTKNPKAAIIGVIAQFVVMPSIAFLLAKAFQLPPDLAIGVILVGSCPGGTSSNVMTYLARGNTALSVACTTVSTLLAPVLTPAIFYLFASEWLEIDAGAMFVSVLKMVLLPIFVGVVIRSIFKQKIEQFSQTMPLISVVAIILIVTAVVSVSKDRIIESGLLIFFVVVLHNGLGYLIGYTVGRVLKLPIADSKAVSIEVGMQNSGLGAALAALHFKANPVVAVPSAVFSFWHNISGPVLAMIFASIKNEK
- a CDS encoding 5'-nucleotidase, lipoprotein e(P4) family; the protein is MKLFKLTGAAVASAFILTACAHHDTTNHDEMILQEQAALGLNWVQQSGEYQALAHQAFNTAKVAFDQAKVAKGKKKAVVVDLDETMVDNSAYAGWQVKNHKAFDGESWTRWVNARQTQAIAGAVEFNNYVNSHKGTMFYVSNRKDNGEKAGTLDDMKKLGFTGVSEQTLFLKKDKSNKTPRFEEIEKQGYEIVLYLGDNLNDFGDATYKKSNAERRDFVAANKDKFGKKFIVLPNPNYGDWEGGLDKNYYKGDAKSRLDIRHGAIKAWDGK
- the pepB gene encoding aminopeptidase PepB yields the protein MNITLSQDPAPEQWGKNAILSANQQGMTIHLQKDPLTTIQRAARKIKNQGVLNVTLSGQGWTLEECWAFHQGFISVRNTGTVSYPDLAEQQAEFDARLHCSDFTRALINESSETLTPERLAQKAAEFITKQSEQYLGKNVVYAEMISGEVLKQQGYHGIWTVGKGSANKPTLLKLDFNPSGDINAPVLACLVGKGITFDTGGYSIKPSDSMSTMRTDMGGAALLTGALGFAISRGLTQRVKLYLCCAENMVSSTAFKLGDIIEYRNGVSAEVLNTDAEGRLVLADGLIEASEQNAKFLIDAATLTGAAKVAVGNDYHSVLSMDDELTACLFNAAKAEHEPFWRLPFEEFHRSQISSSFADIANIGSVPVGAGASTATAFLSYFVKDYEKNWLHIDASATFRKTASDLWAAGATGLGMKTLANLLLSR